From a region of the Apibacter sp. B3706 genome:
- a CDS encoding beta-glucosidase, which produces MMKKRFVLYALAGFCAFNLSKAQTYPQIVVNNQRFSDWNKDGKLQPYEDTRLSDYERINDLISRLSVDDKIHLLLGTGMVGFEMLKGFEAIDPKGVTIPSYLIPGSAGSTTPIDKWGVPAVIFTDGPAGVRISYKRKGETRTYYATGFPVGALISTTWDTELAKEVGNAIGDEALKYGSDIQLAPALNIIRNPLCGRNFEYFSEDPLIAGKFASAITQGIQKNGVGVSLKHFAANNSENNRMDLDVHLSQRALREIYLRGFEIAVKESNPATIMSSYNKINGTYTSASYDLLTTILRHEWGFKGAVITDWFGGYANVSAVSDTSHDGISKDSYDENIFAKQLHAGNDLLMPGTQVQFETLKKYIETKRLSIEDVNNCLRNVLEMIYKSPRVAGYVPTNNPDLKSHALLSRKAASEGMVLLKNEQGALPLNKGSKIALFGSGSYNIIAGGTGSGNVNKAYVISLPKGLEDNGYVIDKNLNQTYSQFVKEELAKTEELKKKLLAILPTLTQPTIKEKAIQNSAKENDIAIITIGREAGESGDRKIPDDFDLSEKEQNLISEVSKAFHQQNKKVVVIINSGSAIETSSWKDKVDAIVWASLPGQEGGYAITDVLSGAVNPSGKLTQTLPVKYTDVSSSSNFDGVPAEKPTDVSYKEGIYVGYRYFNTFNVIPSYEFGYGLSYTKFDYSEPVLSSAEFNQKLLISLKVKNTGSVAGKEVVQLYLSTPKGNIDKPSKELKGFVKTRVLKPGETQVVFFELQPKDLASFNPLASAWIADAGIYKIEFNSSLTNTKQVSNFSLPNKLIVEKVNNVLNNDLNFQDLKSNR; this is translated from the coding sequence ATGATGAAAAAAAGATTTGTATTATATGCATTAGCCGGTTTTTGCGCATTTAACCTCAGTAAGGCGCAAACCTATCCTCAAATCGTTGTAAATAATCAAAGATTTTCTGATTGGAACAAAGATGGAAAACTACAACCTTATGAAGATACTCGACTGTCGGATTATGAAAGAATTAATGATTTAATTTCTCGTTTATCTGTTGATGATAAAATACATTTACTCTTGGGTACGGGAATGGTTGGATTTGAAATGTTGAAAGGGTTTGAAGCTATAGACCCTAAAGGAGTCACAATACCAAGCTATCTTATTCCCGGATCAGCAGGTTCAACTACACCCATTGACAAATGGGGCGTTCCTGCAGTAATATTTACCGATGGTCCTGCAGGTGTCCGCATTTCTTATAAAAGAAAAGGAGAAACAAGAACTTATTATGCCACAGGGTTTCCTGTAGGGGCCCTTATTTCGACCACTTGGGATACAGAATTAGCAAAAGAAGTTGGAAATGCTATTGGAGATGAAGCCTTAAAATATGGCTCGGATATTCAATTGGCTCCGGCATTAAACATCATTCGCAACCCTTTGTGTGGGCGTAATTTCGAGTATTTCTCAGAAGATCCTTTAATAGCCGGTAAATTCGCTTCAGCGATCACACAAGGAATTCAAAAAAACGGTGTGGGTGTTTCTTTAAAACATTTTGCCGCAAACAATAGTGAAAACAATCGAATGGACTTAGATGTTCATCTATCTCAAAGAGCGTTACGAGAAATTTACCTACGCGGATTTGAAATTGCTGTTAAAGAATCTAATCCGGCAACCATTATGTCTTCTTACAATAAAATTAACGGGACTTACACTTCGGCAAGTTATGACTTATTAACTACCATTTTACGTCACGAATGGGGCTTCAAAGGAGCAGTAATTACAGACTGGTTTGGCGGATATGCCAATGTATCTGCTGTAAGCGATACCAGCCATGATGGAATAAGTAAAGATTCTTATGATGAAAACATATTTGCAAAGCAATTACATGCAGGAAATGATTTATTAATGCCGGGTACACAAGTACAATTTGAAACCCTTAAAAAATACATTGAAACTAAACGTCTTTCTATAGAAGATGTAAATAATTGCTTGAGAAATGTATTGGAAATGATCTATAAATCTCCACGGGTAGCCGGTTATGTACCAACTAATAATCCGGATTTGAAATCCCATGCACTTTTAAGCAGAAAAGCAGCTTCAGAAGGTATGGTTTTATTAAAAAATGAGCAAGGGGCTTTACCTTTAAATAAAGGAAGTAAAATAGCCTTATTTGGAAGTGGTTCATATAATATTATAGCAGGAGGAACAGGAAGTGGAAATGTAAATAAAGCATATGTAATTTCTTTACCTAAAGGATTGGAAGATAACGGTTATGTGATTGATAAAAATTTAAATCAAACCTATTCTCAATTTGTTAAGGAGGAATTAGCTAAAACTGAGGAATTAAAGAAAAAATTACTCGCTATCTTACCAACTTTAACTCAGCCGACCATTAAGGAAAAAGCGATACAAAACAGTGCTAAAGAAAATGATATTGCAATCATTACTATTGGAAGAGAAGCGGGTGAATCCGGAGACAGAAAAATTCCTGATGATTTTGATCTTTCCGAAAAAGAACAAAATTTAATTTCTGAAGTATCAAAAGCATTTCATCAACAAAATAAAAAAGTGGTTGTGATTATAAATTCAGGAAGCGCTATTGAAACTTCCAGTTGGAAAGATAAAGTAGATGCTATAGTTTGGGCAAGTCTTCCCGGTCAGGAAGGTGGCTATGCTATAACCGATGTACTTTCAGGAGCTGTGAATCCATCCGGAAAATTAACTCAAACCCTACCTGTTAAATATACAGATGTTTCTTCTTCTTCTAATTTTGACGGAGTTCCGGCAGAAAAACCAACTGATGTATCTTATAAGGAAGGCATATATGTGGGATACAGATATTTTAACACTTTTAATGTTATTCCATCTTATGAATTTGGGTATGGCCTTTCTTATACAAAGTTCGACTATTCTGAACCTGTATTGAGTTCCGCTGAATTTAATCAAAAACTTTTGATCTCTCTTAAAGTTAAAAATACCGGAAGTGTTGCAGGTAAAGAAGTTGTTCAATTGTATCTTTCAACTCCTAAAGGGAATATAGATAAACCATCAAAAGAATTAAAGGGATTTGTTAAGACCAGAGTATTGAAACCGGGAGAAACTCAAGTAGTCTTTTTCGAACTTCAACCCAAAGACTTAGCTTCTTTTAATCCTTTGGCTTCCGCATGGATTGCCGATGCTGGAATCTATAAAATTGAGTTTAACTCATCTCTTACCAACACTAAGCAAGTATCTAATTTTTCATTACCAAATAAGTTAATTGTTGAAAAAGTAAACAATGTGTTAAATAATGATCTTAATTTTCAAGATTTAAAATCTAATAGATAA
- a CDS encoding YebC/PmpR family DNA-binding transcriptional regulator: protein MGRAFEYRKASKLARWDKMAKQFSRIGKEIAIAVKAGGPNPESNPALRRCLLNAKGVNMPKDNVERAIKKASGADAEQYDEITYEGYGPGGIAIFLECTTNNPTRTVANVRAIFNKFEGNLGKNGELTFIFDRKGIFTLDKSNLTMDWDSFELEMIDAGAEEIEEDENEVIITSSFEDFGSINHKFEELGIEPKSAELQRLPNNTKALPLEQAQTILKMLEKFEDDDDVQQVFHNMEITEELQNAVN, encoded by the coding sequence ATGGGACGCGCATTTGAATATAGAAAAGCTTCAAAATTAGCCAGATGGGACAAAATGGCAAAACAGTTCAGCCGTATTGGTAAAGAAATTGCAATTGCTGTAAAAGCCGGTGGCCCTAACCCTGAATCTAACCCTGCACTTCGTCGTTGTTTACTTAATGCGAAAGGTGTAAATATGCCTAAAGACAATGTAGAAAGAGCGATTAAAAAGGCTTCAGGGGCAGATGCAGAACAATACGATGAAATAACCTATGAAGGATATGGACCGGGAGGAATTGCCATTTTTTTAGAATGTACTACTAATAATCCTACCCGAACTGTAGCCAATGTTCGTGCTATATTTAACAAATTTGAAGGAAATCTGGGCAAAAATGGAGAACTTACATTTATTTTTGATCGAAAGGGGATTTTTACTTTAGATAAGTCAAATCTTACTATGGATTGGGACAGTTTTGAATTGGAAATGATTGACGCAGGAGCCGAAGAAATTGAAGAAGATGAAAATGAAGTGATTATAACCTCTTCTTTTGAAGATTTTGGTTCTATAAACCATAAATTTGAAGAATTGGGTATAGAGCCTAAGAGTGCAGAATTACAAAGGTTGCCTAACAATACAAAAGCTCTTCCGTTAGAACAGGCACAAACTATTTTGAAAATGCTTGAAAAATTTGAAGACGATGATGATGTTCAACAAGTATTTCATAATATGGAAATTACTGAAGAATTGCAAAACGCTGTAAATTAG
- the hemB gene encoding porphobilinogen synthase, producing MILYNRNRRLRSTQAVRDLVRETILTTDDFIMPIFIAEGENIKEEISSMPGIYRQSLDLTIKEVKELWSLGVKAVNIYVKINENLKDNTGKEAWNKNGLMQKSIKAIKDAVPEMVIMPDVALDPYSIYGHDGIVENGKIVNDATVDALVKMSLSHAEAGADFIAPSDMMDGRVAAIREALEENGFDEVGIMSYAAKYASSYYGPFRDALDSAPGFGDKKTYQMDYGNSKEAINEALKDIEEGADIVMVKPGLSYLDIVSKLNEIIDVPISVFQVSGEYAMIKAAAKNGWLDNDKIIIESLTCIKRAGAGLISTYFAKEAAKLLNR from the coding sequence ATGATACTATATAATAGAAATAGAAGATTAAGATCAACTCAAGCCGTAAGAGATTTAGTAAGAGAAACGATTTTAACTACCGATGATTTTATCATGCCGATATTTATTGCAGAAGGAGAAAATATAAAAGAAGAAATTTCTTCTATGCCGGGAATATATCGACAATCATTGGATTTAACAATTAAAGAGGTTAAAGAATTATGGTCTTTAGGAGTTAAAGCGGTGAATATTTATGTAAAAATCAATGAAAATTTAAAAGATAATACAGGCAAAGAAGCATGGAATAAAAACGGCTTAATGCAAAAATCAATCAAAGCTATTAAAGATGCTGTACCCGAAATGGTAATTATGCCGGACGTCGCTCTTGATCCTTATTCAATTTACGGACATGACGGAATTGTTGAAAACGGTAAAATTGTAAATGATGCAACCGTGGATGCATTGGTAAAAATGAGCCTAAGCCATGCAGAAGCAGGAGCAGATTTTATTGCGCCAAGCGATATGATGGATGGAAGAGTTGCAGCAATTAGAGAAGCATTAGAAGAAAATGGATTTGATGAAGTAGGTATTATGAGTTATGCAGCGAAATATGCCAGTTCGTATTACGGTCCTTTTAGAGATGCTCTGGACAGTGCTCCCGGTTTTGGAGATAAAAAAACCTACCAAATGGATTACGGTAACAGTAAAGAAGCCATCAATGAAGCATTGAAAGATATTGAAGAAGGCGCAGATATTGTTATGGTAAAGCCGGGCCTTTCTTATTTAGATATAGTCTCTAAATTAAATGAAATAATAGATGTGCCTATTTCGGTATTTCAGGTTAGTGGTGAATATGCCATGATTAAAGCGGCTGCAAAAAATGGATGGTTAGATAATGATAAAATTATTATTGAAAGCTTAACATGTATAAAAAGAGCAGGTGCCGGTCTTATTTCTACCTATTTTGCCAAAGAAGCTGCTAAACTATTGAATCGATAA
- a CDS encoding gliding motility protein GldB: MKIIKYLTVLLLVISCTHKSNKDDLNKRWKVEVSEIQESVEINDIAKDFYNLDISIPDFRKKYPFYLSQNTPDSRFEKDRRDSTELNIYSEIKKKVSNDRIKTELENLFKHIKYYYPEFKSPEVYLYSSFTSDYLNPITYIPQNNYLLIATDCFLGFDNKYYNMMNIDKYIQRTMSMEYFSSKTAKEIIKGMAIVPREMNSQSFVSQMIYQGKILVLEDAFLPEVKDCYKIGYTQDQINWAKTNEYEIWNFFIESNYVFSDDISLSDRFLSLAPFSKFYTEVDSQSPGRIGCWTGWQICRKYLLENPQISLQDFIKNPNHEQIFAKSKYKPHPEIDTH, translated from the coding sequence ATGAAGATTATTAAATATCTTACAGTATTGTTATTAGTAATAAGCTGCACTCATAAAAGCAATAAAGATGATTTGAATAAGAGGTGGAAAGTAGAGGTTAGCGAGATACAAGAATCTGTTGAAATTAATGATATAGCAAAAGATTTTTACAATTTAGATATTTCAATACCGGATTTCAGAAAAAAATATCCTTTTTATTTGAGTCAGAATACCCCGGATTCCCGATTTGAAAAAGATCGAAGGGATAGTACAGAACTCAATATATATTCTGAAATAAAGAAAAAAGTTTCTAACGATAGAATTAAAACAGAATTAGAGAACCTATTTAAGCATATCAAGTATTATTATCCGGAATTTAAATCTCCCGAAGTATATTTATATTCATCATTTACCTCAGATTATTTGAATCCGATTACATATATTCCACAAAATAATTATTTACTTATTGCTACAGATTGCTTTTTAGGTTTTGATAATAAATACTATAATATGATGAATATAGATAAATATATCCAGAGAACAATGAGCATGGAATATTTTTCATCAAAAACGGCAAAAGAAATAATTAAAGGAATGGCAATAGTCCCGCGAGAGATGAACAGCCAATCTTTTGTTTCACAAATGATTTATCAAGGCAAAATTTTAGTTTTGGAAGATGCCTTTTTGCCTGAAGTAAAAGATTGTTATAAAATAGGATATACCCAAGACCAGATAAATTGGGCGAAAACTAACGAATATGAAATATGGAATTTCTTTATTGAAAGTAATTATGTGTTTAGTGATGATATTTCTTTATCTGATCGGTTTTTATCGTTAGCGCCTTTTTCTAAATTTTATACGGAGGTAGACTCTCAAAGTCCGGGGAGAATAGGTTGTTGGACCGGATGGCAGATTTGTAGAAAATACTTACTTGAAAATCCTCAAATAAGCCTACAAGACTTTATTAAAAATCCTAACCACGAGCAAATATTTGCCAAGTCCAAATATAAGCCCCATCCTGAGATAGATACACACTAA
- a CDS encoding SurA N-terminal domain-containing protein yields the protein MAILGQIRKRNGLLIGFVAVALLLFLLGGIDWSRIGKKDPNVLGKVNKEAISRQEYYSQLSLLSSQYQGQYPENLLEGQVWNSLIEQKLIEQKFNASGLILTDKMIWNMAKSSPLFNNPQFKDKSGNINTKLIQDEFQKMEESQNASPQYREYFQTMMTLKKNFGYQAMGKQYLGTYGSGMLTNNKEIELLAQNQSNIADIEYVKIDYIAYQKSNPVKVTDEDLKAYIEKHKSLFKIDENRTLDFVYFSAKPTPSDENNTLHSLNALLSQSIIEGDTIQAFGSVKNDSLYISELNTAQIADKPFISQYRSEKQLPQNIQNWVKNASIGQISNAYKDNGYYVLSKLIAKKNTDSVTAKNILISYTGAQQIQPKTARNKDQAKKQADELAAKLNANPSDFAKLASQYSDDPTASSNNGEMKLTTAQDFPAPYKKLQRFLETSPTNKAEVIETPQGYLVLMISQRKPDEIVYKLADLAKEIKPSEETIETARKQSTNFIQSIQGKSSREFIDFAKKSNYKPQQQRGIVRFGSMLNGLHTDKDSDIIAWAFDSKRKLGDTEVFTTGDQSYIVARVSSLFSKGLADPSLVRDEIETEVRNEKLGKIIAEKVNSGNKSLDNLATEFKTTKSNASISFDNPSVNGEFEPKVGGAAFGLKQGVTSKAIEGKSGVYVIVTKSITKGQVGDKKQLKTSLMSQYAQQMPSLLLRSLVQESDITDYRGILLNQQQK from the coding sequence ATGGCTATTCTTGGACAAATAAGAAAAAGAAACGGGTTATTAATAGGTTTTGTTGCTGTAGCATTATTATTATTTTTATTAGGTGGAATTGATTGGAGCAGAATTGGCAAGAAAGATCCGAATGTTTTGGGAAAAGTAAACAAAGAAGCGATCTCTCGCCAGGAATATTATAGTCAACTTAGTCTTCTTTCTTCTCAGTACCAAGGGCAATATCCGGAAAATTTACTGGAAGGACAAGTTTGGAATTCGTTAATTGAACAAAAATTAATTGAGCAAAAATTTAATGCCTCAGGATTAATTTTAACTGATAAAATGATTTGGAATATGGCCAAATCCTCTCCTTTGTTTAACAATCCTCAATTCAAAGATAAAAGCGGAAATATTAATACCAAATTGATTCAGGATGAATTCCAAAAAATGGAAGAAAGCCAAAATGCTTCTCCGCAATACAGAGAATATTTCCAAACTATGATGACTTTAAAAAAGAATTTTGGTTATCAAGCAATGGGTAAACAATATTTAGGTACTTACGGTTCCGGAATGTTAACCAATAACAAGGAAATTGAACTTTTAGCACAAAATCAATCCAATATTGCAGATATTGAATACGTTAAAATCGATTACATTGCATACCAAAAATCAAACCCTGTTAAAGTCACAGATGAAGATTTAAAAGCTTATATTGAAAAACATAAATCATTATTTAAAATAGACGAAAACAGAACATTAGATTTTGTATATTTTTCTGCAAAACCTACTCCTTCCGATGAAAATAACACATTACATTCTTTAAATGCCTTATTGTCTCAATCCATTATTGAAGGGGATACCATTCAAGCATTTGGTTCGGTTAAAAATGATTCACTATATATCAGCGAATTAAATACCGCACAAATTGCAGATAAACCTTTTATCTCTCAATACAGAAGCGAAAAGCAATTGCCTCAAAACATACAAAATTGGGTAAAAAATGCTTCTATCGGACAAATTTCTAATGCTTATAAAGATAATGGTTACTATGTATTATCTAAATTAATAGCTAAAAAAAATACGGATTCAGTAACTGCTAAAAATATATTAATAAGTTACACCGGAGCTCAGCAAATACAGCCTAAAACCGCCAGAAATAAGGATCAGGCAAAAAAACAAGCGGATGAACTAGCAGCAAAATTAAATGCTAATCCTAGTGATTTTGCAAAATTAGCTTCTCAATATTCAGACGATCCGACGGCTTCCTCAAATAATGGTGAAATGAAGTTAACAACTGCTCAAGATTTCCCTGCTCCTTATAAAAAATTACAACGTTTTTTAGAAACTTCTCCTACAAATAAAGCAGAAGTTATTGAAACTCCTCAGGGATATTTGGTATTAATGATATCTCAAAGGAAACCGGATGAAATTGTTTATAAACTAGCAGATCTTGCGAAAGAAATTAAACCTTCTGAGGAAACTATCGAGACTGCCCGTAAACAATCAACCAATTTCATACAATCCATTCAAGGAAAGTCATCAAGAGAATTTATTGATTTCGCTAAAAAATCTAACTATAAACCTCAACAACAACGAGGCATAGTACGTTTTGGTTCTATGTTGAACGGATTACACACAGATAAAGATTCTGATATTATTGCTTGGGCGTTTGATTCTAAAAGAAAACTTGGTGATACTGAAGTATTCACTACCGGTGACCAAAGTTATATTGTAGCCAGAGTTTCATCTTTATTTAGCAAAGGGTTGGCAGATCCTTCTTTAGTTAGAGATGAAATTGAAACTGAGGTAAGGAATGAAAAGCTGGGTAAGATAATTGCTGAAAAAGTAAATTCAGGAAACAAATCACTTGACAACTTAGCAACTGAATTTAAAACTACAAAAAGCAATGCTTCAATAAGTTTTGACAATCCATCAGTAAACGGAGAATTTGAGCCTAAGGTGGGGGGTGCTGCATTTGGGTTAAAACAAGGAGTTACCTCAAAAGCTATTGAAGGAAAAAGCGGAGTTTATGTAATTGTAACTAAATCGATTACTAAAGGACAAGTTGGAGACAAAAAACAGCTTAAAACCTCTTTAATGAGTCAATATGCTCAACAAATGCCTTCTTTACTTTTAAGATCATTAGTTCAAGAGTCAGATATTACCGATTATAGAGGTATCTTGTTAAATCAACAACAAAAATAA
- a CDS encoding DUF3817 domain-containing protein: protein MNKKKVEKYFNLACYAECISCFLLFLVAMPLKYFFHYTLFMIPTGMIHGLFFTAYIILAILVRKHYKWDDEDFVFVLMSAFFPFATLWVEKKLAKINRT from the coding sequence ATGAATAAAAAAAAGGTAGAAAAATATTTTAATTTAGCTTGTTATGCAGAATGCATAAGTTGTTTCTTACTTTTTCTAGTAGCCATGCCCTTAAAATATTTTTTTCATTATACCTTATTTATGATTCCGACGGGTATGATACACGGTTTATTTTTTACCGCATATATTATATTGGCGATTTTAGTAAGAAAGCATTATAAATGGGATGATGAAGATTTTGTATTTGTATTAATGTCAGCCTTTTTCCCGTTCGCAACGCTATGGGTCGAAAAAAAATTAGCTAAGATCAATCGAACATAA
- the gldC gene encoding gliding motility protein GldC, which translates to MKETEINFNVQLDENHIPEKIVWAAPDGGVIGAESKAILLSVWDDKVKEALRIDLWTKEMPVDDMKRFFHQVLHSLGDSYQRATDEEEIAEEIRKFAEYFADRSGIKM; encoded by the coding sequence ATGAAAGAAACTGAAATAAATTTTAATGTACAATTAGATGAAAACCATATACCCGAAAAAATTGTATGGGCAGCCCCGGACGGAGGAGTAATTGGAGCAGAAAGTAAAGCCATTTTATTATCCGTTTGGGATGATAAAGTTAAAGAAGCTTTAAGGATTGATTTATGGACCAAAGAAATGCCTGTTGATGATATGAAGCGGTTTTTTCATCAAGTATTGCATTCTTTAGGAGATTCTTATCAGAGAGCCACAGATGAGGAAGAAATAGCAGAAGAAATAAGAAAATTTGCAGAATATTTTGCAGATAGGAGTGGTATAAAAATGTAA
- the nadE gene encoding NAD(+) synthase: MKTTRVISYIVNWLNDYLKNSRAKGFVVGVSGGIDSAVVSTLAAQTGKPVLVLEMPIHQPEDQVTRAREHIKYLTEHYTNVTGKTINLTNTFEALKSDLEADESHEKNNLSLANTRSRLRMTALYYYAGLNNFLVCGTGNKIEDFGIGFFTKYGDGGVDISPIADLLKSQVFEIAKELHVSESIQKAKPTDGLWTDDRSDEDQIGASYPELEWAMNVHENHKASDFTGREREVFEIYDRLNRLAQHKINPIPVCKIPKELLD, encoded by the coding sequence ATGAAAACAACCAGAGTAATTTCCTATATTGTTAATTGGTTAAACGATTATCTCAAAAATAGTAGAGCAAAAGGATTTGTTGTAGGTGTATCCGGAGGAATAGATTCCGCTGTAGTTTCTACATTAGCTGCTCAAACCGGTAAACCCGTTTTAGTTTTAGAAATGCCTATTCATCAACCGGAAGACCAAGTTACTCGAGCCAGAGAACATATAAAATATCTCACTGAACACTATACAAATGTTACCGGAAAAACTATAAATCTGACCAACACTTTTGAGGCTTTAAAATCTGATTTAGAAGCGGATGAATCTCATGAAAAAAACAATTTATCTTTAGCCAATACTCGGTCTCGTCTTCGTATGACTGCCTTATATTATTATGCAGGACTCAATAATTTCTTGGTTTGTGGAACAGGTAATAAAATAGAGGATTTTGGTATCGGCTTTTTTACTAAATATGGAGATGGAGGAGTTGATATCAGCCCTATTGCCGACCTTTTAAAAAGCCAGGTATTTGAAATAGCCAAAGAATTACATGTTTCTGAATCTATTCAGAAAGCGAAACCTACCGATGGTCTTTGGACCGATGACCGATCTGATGAAGACCAAATTGGAGCTTCCTATCCGGAACTGGAATGGGCAATGAATGTTCATGAAAATCATAAGGCTTCTGATTTTACAGGAAGAGAACGTGAAGTTTTCGAAATTTATGATCGATTAAACCGACTTGCTCAACATAAAATTAATCCTATTCCGGTTTGTAAAATTCCTAAAGAATTACTTGATTAA
- a CDS encoding metallophosphoesterase, with the protein MKRRDFIKTAALAGGALSFPSLSFASRVLQSDKKITIVHTNDQHSRIDPFPATYTKNPNQGGFARRATLIDAIRKQESQVLLLDSGDVFQGTPYFNFFGGELEFKLMSTMGYEASTMGNHEFDNGLEGFKKQLPHAKFDFLCSNYDFSNTLLDGLTKDYKIIKKGGIKIGLFGLGVELAGLVEKKNYLETKYLDPIEIAQDRARMLKKEKKCDLVVCLSHIGYKYPNFPDKICDVKLCQQTSNIDLILGGHTHTFFKEPEKYLNKEGKVVLLNQVGWAGLLLGRIDFLFTQDNTLKEIAYQTIPVKNYTV; encoded by the coding sequence ATGAAAAGAAGAGATTTTATCAAAACAGCTGCTTTAGCAGGAGGAGCTTTAAGTTTTCCCTCCCTATCATTTGCTTCCCGTGTTTTACAATCAGACAAAAAAATAACCATAGTACACACCAATGATCAACACAGTAGAATAGACCCTTTTCCGGCGACTTATACCAAAAATCCCAATCAAGGAGGTTTTGCTAGAAGAGCAACTTTAATAGATGCTATACGAAAACAAGAGTCACAGGTATTATTATTAGATTCGGGTGATGTTTTTCAAGGAACTCCTTACTTCAATTTTTTCGGAGGTGAACTGGAGTTTAAATTAATGTCAACCATGGGATATGAAGCTTCAACTATGGGAAATCATGAATTTGATAATGGATTGGAGGGATTTAAAAAACAACTGCCACATGCTAAATTTGATTTTCTTTGTTCAAACTATGATTTTAGCAATACGCTGTTGGATGGATTAACCAAAGATTATAAAATCATAAAAAAGGGAGGCATTAAAATAGGATTATTTGGGTTAGGCGTTGAATTAGCCGGATTGGTTGAAAAAAAGAATTATTTAGAAACTAAATATCTGGATCCTATTGAAATTGCACAAGATCGAGCAAGAATGCTAAAAAAAGAAAAAAAGTGCGATCTAGTAGTTTGCCTTTCCCATATAGGATATAAATATCCTAATTTTCCCGATAAAATTTGCGATGTAAAATTGTGTCAGCAAACATCCAATATAGATTTAATACTCGGAGGCCATACACATACCTTTTTTAAAGAACCGGAAAAATATCTAAACAAAGAAGGCAAAGTAGTATTGCTCAATCAAGTGGGATGGGCCGGTTTATTATTAGGCAGAATTGATTTTCTCTTTACCCAAGATAATACGTTAAAAGAAATAGCTTATCAAACAATTCCCGTAAAAAATTACACCGTATAA
- a CDS encoding DUF6952 family protein, giving the protein MKLPIIKHLTQFIENNDEDYINETIETLENLTEAPGLKDEELDVLGEVLSNMYGAIEVNKLMREGMDEKNALNAFMKRVLGSIDK; this is encoded by the coding sequence ATGAAGTTACCCATAATTAAACATTTAACTCAATTCATTGAAAATAATGATGAAGATTATATCAATGAAACAATTGAAACCTTAGAGAACTTAACGGAAGCTCCGGGTTTGAAAGATGAAGAATTAGATGTTTTAGGAGAAGTGCTCTCTAATATGTACGGAGCTATTGAAGTTAATAAGCTAATGAGAGAGGGTATGGATGAAAAAAATGCTTTAAATGCATTTATGAAACGTGTCCTCGGGTCAATAGATAAATAG
- a CDS encoding YggS family pyridoxal phosphate-dependent enzyme, with the protein MSIADSLQSTLETLPSNVQLIAVSKTHPAKEIEEMYQCGQIDFGENKVQELVEKYNQLPKNIRWHQIGHLQKNKVKYIAPFVHLIHSVDRLELLDTIEKEAVKNNRLISVLLQIKIAQEESKYGLTFDSALEILKLKKDGMFPHVTILGLMGMASFTDNTSQIEKEFSSLHDFYITHQNEYGLSILSMGMSDDYLIAIKCGSNMVRIGSKLFGKRNYTV; encoded by the coding sequence ATGTCTATAGCAGATTCATTACAATCAACTTTAGAAACTCTACCCTCTAATGTTCAATTAATAGCCGTTTCAAAAACTCATCCTGCAAAGGAAATTGAAGAAATGTATCAATGTGGACAGATCGATTTCGGTGAGAATAAAGTTCAAGAATTAGTTGAAAAATATAATCAATTGCCTAAAAATATTCGCTGGCATCAAATTGGGCATTTACAAAAGAATAAAGTAAAATATATTGCTCCTTTTGTTCACCTAATACATTCTGTGGATCGTTTGGAATTGCTTGATACTATTGAAAAAGAGGCGGTAAAAAATAATCGTCTGATTTCTGTTTTATTACAAATAAAAATAGCTCAAGAAGAATCTAAATATGGATTAACTTTCGATTCGGCTCTTGAAATACTTAAGCTTAAAAAGGATGGAATGTTTCCACATGTTACTATTCTTGGTCTTATGGGTATGGCTTCATTTACTGATAATACTTCTCAAATTGAAAAAGAATTTTCTTCTCTTCACGATTTTTATATAACCCATCAAAATGAATATGGTCTATCGATTTTATCCATGGGCATGTCGGATGATTATCTAATTGCCATAAAGTGCGGAAGTAATATGGTTAGAATTGGATCTAAATTATTTGGAAAGCGAAATTATACGGTGTAA